DNA from Desulfovibrio sp. X2:
AGGCGCGCCTGCGCGAGCCGGAAAGGCTGGCGAACAGGCTGCGCCGCGAGAGCGGTCCAGTGGGCACGTCGGCCTCGGCCACGGCGAACTTGTGGAAGAGCGTCGGGTCGAAGTGGCAGAGGAAGATGACGCGCACGCTGTCGGGATTGGCCAGCACAGCTTTCGGATAGCGCTTCTTGACCTCGTCGAGCCTCTTGTTCGCCATGGCCAGGATGTCCTCACGGTCGCCGAAGTTCATGGCGCCGGTCGGGCACGTGTGGACGCAGGCGGGCAGGAGCCCGTTGTGCACGCGGTCATAGCACATGTCGCATTTGTTCCACATTCCGCTGGCCTCGTCGCGGCGCGGAATGTCGTAGGGGCAGAGGTCGCCGGGGACCATGTCCGTCAGGACCTTGGTGCGCTCGGTGTAGAGCACCGCGCCCGTGGTCTCGTCCTTCAGGATGGCGTTCTCGTCGTAGCCGTCGGCCACCGCCTTGCACGGAGGCTCCACGCAGTGCCGGCACTGGTCCGGGAAGAACAGCCACTGCAGTCCCCCGCCCGCCTCGACCTCGTGGAAGCGGACCAGCTTGTAGGTGTTGAATTCGAGGTCCCTGGGGTTCTGGTGGGAGCCC
Protein-coding regions in this window:
- a CDS encoding 4Fe-4S dicluster domain-containing protein, which produces MGKSFFIDLTRCTACRGCQVACKQWHKLPANETKNWGSHQNPRDLEFNTYKLVRFHEVEAGGGLQWLFFPDQCRHCVEPPCKAVADGYDENAILKDETTGAVLYTERTKVLTDMVPGDLCPYDIPRRDEASGMWNKCDMCYDRVHNGLLPACVHTCPTGAMNFGDREDILAMANKRLDEVKKRYPKAVLANPDSVRVIFLCHFDPTLFHKFAVAEADVPTGPLSRRSLFASLSGSRRRA